The following DNA comes from Cyanobacteriota bacterium.
AAACTAGCCAAAAAAATAGGTGCCTATCTTTTCTTTGATGAGGCTGATGCACTTTTAATGCCGCGACCAGAAAATAATGCAACAGGCGGCTCTATACACCAAACCAAAATCACCAACACCTTCATTCAAAATTTTAACGAACACGGTGACAAAGTCAAAGTGATACTTGCAACCAATACTGCAAACTCACTAGACAACGCCATCAAAAGTCGTTCGATACTATGCAGTGTGCCTGCTCCAAATATAGAAATGCAACTCAAGATTCTCTACAAAAAGCTTACAGACTTTGGACTAAGTGAAGAGAGAACCAATAAAATAAAATCACACGAAAAAGAACTTAGAGAACTTCTCTCTAAGGACTTTGCTCACTTCACTGGACGTGATATAGAATCTGCAGTCAAGGCTGCTTTCTTTATTGCCGAATCGCGCGCGCAGCAATCAGCTTCAGCAATCGACTTTAGTCTTGCTGACATAGAACAATCATTCACCAATCTAAATAACGATAAAGAGCGCAGCAATAGTTCAGAACTAAGAACTACTAGCCAAAAAGAACAGATACAAAAATCAAAAGCATTTTTGTCGTTGTTAGGTGTTTAATTATTAGCGTTATTTGTAAAAGCAGCGTTATCAGCCTTTGAACCGAGCAAACGCAACTCACTACCTGATATTACAGGCTTAGTAACCAAGTCACCAGTTGTTTTGTCGTTCCAAGAATCCCAGTCAGCTTGACCTACAATTGCGATCAATGATCCTTTGCGAACGTATTCACCAGCGATCTCAGCTTGCTTACCCCAAAGTTTGATATCGAACCAATCTGTTTCTTTATTTTTAGTTGGTCGATTAATAGCAAGTGAAAAACTTGCCATACTTGAACCTGATTCAAAATATCTAAGTTCTGGGTCTTTGCCGACTCTACCGATTAAAGTTACATGGTTAATTTCTTTTGTTGACATAATAGATTTGATTTTAGCACAGCAAATCTAAAAATATCGCCAAGATGGTGTAATACACAAAAGGTTTTTTTAACCTTAAATCTGATATTCGGAATGTTGATTTTGATATAATAACTACATTATGGCAAGCACAAAAGGCAAAGTATTAGGTATAGACTTAGGTACAACCAATTCATGTATGGCAATTATGGAAGCAGGTCAGCCAACTGTAATACCTAATTCAGAGGGTGCAAGAACAACCCCATCTGTTGTATTTTTAGGAGCAGACAAATCTGTTGGGCAAATAGCTAAACGACAACGTGTGCTTAAACCAAAACAAACTATCTACAGTGCCAAAAGACTTATTGGTCACACTTGGGAAGAGACCACCGGTGAAAGAGCCAATCTTGCCTATGACACAGTTCAAGGCAAAAACAACTCTGTCAACATCAAGGTTGATGGAAATGAATTAGCACCTCAAGAAATAGCTGCACAAGTTTTACGTAAACTTAAAGAAGACGCCGAAGCTTATATCGGTCAAAAAATCGAACAAGCAGTTATCACGGTACCTGCCTACTTCAATGACAGTCAGAGACAGGCAACCAAAGACGCTGGTAAAATCGCAGGACTTGAAGTTCTTCGTATTATCAACGAACCAACTGCAGCTGCTTTGGCTTACGGCTTAGACAAAAAAGAAGAATCTACTATTCTGGTATTTGACTTAGGTGGTGGTACTTTTGATGTTTCTATTCTTGAACTTGGAGATGGAGTATTTGAAGTTAAAGCGACAGCTGGCGATTCAAGACTTGGTGGTGATGACTTTGACTTTATTTTAGTTAATCACATTGCTGATGAATTCAAAAAAGAAAACGGCATTGATCTTCGCACAGACGCGCAAGCTCTGCAACGTCTTACTGAAGCAGCCGAGAAAGCCAAAATGGAACTTTCCAACTTGACAGAAACCACTGTCAGCTTACCTTTCATCACTGCTGACGCTAGTGGTCCTAAACACTTGGAGATGAAAATCAACAGAGCCAAGTTTGAAGATCTTTCACAAGGCTTGTTCGACAATATCAAAAAGCCTCTCAACCAAGCTATCAAAGATGCTGGAATTGATATCTCTGAAATCTCTGAAGTTATTCTTGTTGGTGGATCGACTAGAATCCCAGCTGTCAAAGAAATGGTTAAAACCATCACTGGCAAAGAACCAAACCAACACGTCAACCCTGACGAAGTAGTTGCAGTTGGTGCTGCAATTCAAGGTGGAGTACTTGCTGGAGATGTCAAGGACGTAGTTTTATTAGACGTAACTCCTTTAAGTCTTGGTATCGAAACTCTTGGTGGCGTCATGACTACGCTTATCGAGCGCAATACAACTATCCCAACCAAAAAATCAGAAAGCTTCTCAACAGCTGAAGACAACCAAACTAGAGTAGACATTAAGATCTATCAAGGTGAGAGAGCCAAAGCAGCAGAGAATAAATTACTTGGTGATTGTCACCTAGACAATATTGGAGCTGCTCCGCGTGGTGTGCCTAAGATCGAAGTTACTTTTGATATTGATGCCAATGGTATTCTCAATGTTTCAGCTAAGGATCAAGCAACTGGTAAAGAACAAAAAGTCTCTATCACTGCTTCAACCAACCTCACTGATAGTGATATCGATAAGATGATCAAAGAAGCTGAAGCCAAGGCTGATGAGGATAAACAATTCCGCGATCAGCAAGAAGAGCGCAACAAGGCTGACTCACTTGTTTATGCTGCTGAAAGACTTATCAAAGAGCATAAAGACAAAGATTATGCTGCTGCACTTCAAGAAGTATCAGGCAAACTGATGTCTGAAGCAGAAGACTTACGTAACTTAATCAAGGACAATGGTTCAACTGAGGATATCAAAGCCAAAGCAATTGATATTCAAAACGCAATCACTGCATTTAATACTGCTCTAGCTCCTCATGCTCAAGAGAGTCCAGAAGCTGATGATAGATCAAATGACAGTCAAGCCAATGATGATGTTATTGATGCGGATTTTAAAGCTACTTCAGTAGATTAATTTAGCGTATTGCAGAAGCACCCAACTGCAAGGATTTAGTTTTAATGACAATAACTGATAAATAGATATCTTTATATTTAGTAAAGTTGGGCTGGATGACACGCTCCTAGGTGACTAACCACACAAACTCAAAAAAACCAAATCCCCTTTATAACCAGATCGGTTAATCACTTTGCCAATCTCCATAAAACTAGCACCGCTAGTACTAATATCATCTAGTACCAAAACTAGTTGCTCGTTAGTAGTTTCGGGCAGCAAACTAAAGTCAAAAACAAAAGCATCTTTAACAATTTCTAGACGCTCATATTTGGCTTTATTAAACAAACTTGGAGTGTCTTTGACTCGTAAAAGCAAATCTGGTACAAAATTAACCGAAGCAAGCTCCAATTGCACTAGTCCATGAGCTGTTTGCGTTAAGTATTTTTGACTTAAGTCAAAAACCACAGCAAAGTCCTTAGATAATAACGCCGCCTGATTATAGCCACGCTTCTTTTGCTTCCCTGAATACATTGGCACAGCACTAATATAAATATCTAATTTAGACACAGGCAAATCATCAGATTTATAATGCTCAATATCTCCAATACTAAGTTCACTCAGTATCCAATCAGCATGCAAAGTCCAATACTCATATAAAAACCCAGCCCAAAACTCCGAAAGAAAAGGCTTGCGATATTTAAAATGTCGAATCAAGACTTTAGTAGCATCGTCATACTTAGTGGCTTTATAAATTCGTGGATAAAAATTCTCCTCAAGAATCGCTTCAAGCTCTTGATAATCAAAATCCAAATACTTACGTGAGTAGTTTTGCTTCAACCAAGAATACTTGAGCCGCTCAAAACAAAACTCACAATAGTAATCATCGGCGTAGACTTTACTACAGCCACTACAAAGCCGTAAAGAAAACGAATTTAAAAACTTCTCAAAATATTTTGCAATAGTCCAGCCAATCAGCACAGGGACTATTTTAGAGGGTTAAAGTTAAGGCTACGAGTATTACACTATTTGTAAACTCTTTTCGATCCTTCATGTCCGCTTGACTAGTCATAAGGACACGCTGAAAAACGTAGTTTTTCTAGTCGGGTCCATGATAAAAGGTTGTGACCGTGCAGAGCACGTGTCACATAAGGCGCGAGAAAGTCTATTTTTCAGTACATCCATAAAGTTGTAGCTAAATATCCAGATGGAATTTCGAGGCTAGTATTCAATAGACTTGTTTCGAAAGTCAATAGACCTTTT
Coding sequences within:
- the dnaK gene encoding molecular chaperone DnaK — protein: MASTKGKVLGIDLGTTNSCMAIMEAGQPTVIPNSEGARTTPSVVFLGADKSVGQIAKRQRVLKPKQTIYSAKRLIGHTWEETTGERANLAYDTVQGKNNSVNIKVDGNELAPQEIAAQVLRKLKEDAEAYIGQKIEQAVITVPAYFNDSQRQATKDAGKIAGLEVLRIINEPTAAALAYGLDKKEESTILVFDLGGGTFDVSILELGDGVFEVKATAGDSRLGGDDFDFILVNHIADEFKKENGIDLRTDAQALQRLTEAAEKAKMELSNLTETTVSLPFITADASGPKHLEMKINRAKFEDLSQGLFDNIKKPLNQAIKDAGIDISEISEVILVGGSTRIPAVKEMVKTITGKEPNQHVNPDEVVAVGAAIQGGVLAGDVKDVVLLDVTPLSLGIETLGGVMTTLIERNTTIPTKKSESFSTAEDNQTRVDIKIYQGERAKAAENKLLGDCHLDNIGAAPRGVPKIEVTFDIDANGILNVSAKDQATGKEQKVSITASTNLTDSDIDKMIKEAEAKADEDKQFRDQQEERNKADSLVYAAERLIKEHKDKDYAAALQEVSGKLMSEAEDLRNLIKDNGSTEDIKAKAIDIQNAITAFNTALAPHAQESPEADDRSNDSQANDDVIDADFKATSVD
- the ssb gene encoding single-stranded DNA-binding protein; its protein translation is MSTKEINHVTLIGRVGKDPELRYFESGSSMASFSLAINRPTKNKETDWFDIKLWGKQAEIAGEYVRKGSLIAIVGQADWDSWNDKTTGDLVTKPVISGSELRLLGSKADNAAFTNNANN